A portion of the Rhodanobacter sp. AS-Z3 genome contains these proteins:
- a CDS encoding SURF1 family protein has product MSGFRRPSWWALLLTVAGALLFVRLGVWQLHRADFKESLLRRYAAAAAAPVQDFSQRSSSPDGAMFARVRVHGRYLADRLYLLDNPKHDGMGGVEVFVPLALHDESKLLLVDLGFLPGNGNGKQPQLPPLPEGEVTLQGLYVPPPPVGFEMGGNALTQQSSWPKTTIFLDTGEVSRDLGRPLYPHLLALDADPASIYVRVHTLDFSSMPPARHRAYAFQWFTFALAAVVILLVLHRKRKPRKSDSAKVDDVR; this is encoded by the coding sequence GTGAGCGGCTTTCGCCGTCCGTCGTGGTGGGCGCTGCTGCTGACCGTGGCTGGAGCCCTGCTTTTCGTGCGTTTGGGCGTCTGGCAGCTGCATCGTGCCGACTTCAAGGAGTCGCTTCTGCGACGGTATGCCGCGGCGGCTGCGGCGCCGGTGCAGGACTTCTCGCAACGGTCGTCCAGCCCGGATGGGGCGATGTTCGCGCGGGTCCGGGTACACGGCCGTTATCTGGCTGATCGACTGTATTTGCTGGACAACCCGAAGCACGACGGCATGGGTGGCGTGGAAGTGTTCGTTCCGCTTGCGCTGCACGATGAATCGAAACTGCTGCTGGTTGACCTCGGGTTCCTGCCTGGCAATGGCAACGGCAAGCAACCCCAGTTGCCGCCGCTGCCGGAAGGCGAAGTGACCTTGCAGGGGTTGTACGTGCCGCCGCCGCCGGTGGGTTTCGAGATGGGTGGCAATGCCCTTACGCAGCAGAGCAGCTGGCCGAAAACCACGATCTTCCTCGATACCGGCGAAGTCTCCCGTGATCTTGGCCGTCCGCTGTATCCCCACTTGCTCGCGCTGGATGCAGATCCGGCATCAATCTACGTGCGCGTGCACACGCTCGATTTTTCCTCGATGCCGCCCGCGCGACATCGCGCCTATGCGTTCCAGTGGTTCACCTTCGCGCTTGCCGCGGTGGTGATCCTGCTGGTCCTGCATCGCAAGCGCAAACCGCGCAAATCCGATTCCGCCAAGGTTGATGACGTCCGATGA
- a CDS encoding twin transmembrane helix small protein, giving the protein METIYKIALVVVLLVVIFSLGQALYFMMTDKDDDRRTVWALTRRIGLSLLFIAMVAFGIWMGWLHPHDVGQ; this is encoded by the coding sequence GTGGAAACCATCTATAAAATCGCGCTGGTCGTAGTGCTGCTGGTGGTGATCTTCAGCCTTGGCCAGGCGCTGTACTTCATGATGACCGACAAGGACGACGACCGTCGCACGGTATGGGCGCTGACTCGTCGCATCGGCCTGTCACTGCTGTTCATTGCCATGGTCGCGTTTGGTATCTGGATGGGTTGGCTGCATCCCCACGACGTCGGCCAGTGA
- the cyoE gene encoding heme o synthase has translation MSVFREYLQLTKPRIVALLVFCAVIGMFLAVPGMPPWRALVFGTLGIWLASSSAAAFNQLIDQRIDKLMVRTAHRPLATGHLNVRQVFVFALSLGILSMVVLVLLVNTLTAVLTFAGLIGYAVIYTAFLKRASPQNIVIGGLAGAIPPVLGWTAVTGSLHPYALQLCLIIFVWTPPHFWALAIFRRDDYSRAQVPMLPVTHGVVFTRWHILFYTVLLVLVTLLPALTGMSGMIYLGGAAVLGGAFLYYAVRLLNPPDELYSMKVFNYSIIYLMALFAFLLVDHWLVDPLVQQGLSLQRVI, from the coding sequence ATGAGCGTTTTTCGTGAATATCTGCAACTGACCAAGCCGCGCATCGTTGCCCTGCTGGTGTTCTGCGCGGTGATCGGCATGTTCCTCGCCGTGCCGGGCATGCCGCCCTGGCGTGCGCTGGTGTTCGGTACGCTGGGCATCTGGCTGGCCTCGTCATCGGCCGCCGCGTTCAATCAACTGATCGACCAGCGCATCGACAAGTTGATGGTGCGCACCGCACACCGCCCATTGGCTACCGGCCATCTCAACGTGCGTCAGGTGTTCGTGTTCGCGCTGTCGTTGGGCATCCTCTCGATGGTCGTGCTGGTGCTGCTGGTCAACACGCTGACTGCGGTGTTGACCTTCGCCGGCCTGATCGGTTACGCGGTGATCTACACCGCCTTCCTCAAACGGGCCTCGCCGCAAAACATCGTGATTGGCGGCCTGGCCGGGGCGATTCCGCCGGTGCTGGGCTGGACCGCGGTGACGGGTTCACTGCATCCGTATGCGTTGCAGCTGTGCCTGATCATCTTCGTGTGGACGCCGCCGCACTTCTGGGCACTGGCGATCTTCCGCCGCGACGACTATTCACGCGCCCAGGTACCGATGCTGCCGGTGACTCATGGCGTGGTATTCACCCGTTGGCACATCCTGTTTTACACCGTGCTGCTGGTGCTGGTGACCCTGCTGCCGGCGCTGACCGGCATGAGCGGGATGATCTACCTCGGTGGCGCGGCGGTGCTTGGCGGCGCGTTCCTCTATTACGCAGTGCGACTGTTGAATCCGCCGGACGAGTTGTACTCGATGAAGGTGTTCAACTATTCGATCATCTACCTGATGGCGCTGTTCGCCTTCCTGCTGGTCGATCACTGGCTGGTCGATCCGCTGGTGCAGCAGGGTCTGAGCTTGCAGCGGGTGATTTGA
- a CDS encoding cytochrome c oxidase subunit 3 has product MGQQHDAYFVPAKSQWPIVAAVVMFLTVFGAAHWLNAEPGDAGFGKTVLTVGVIGVLAMFFGWFRSVIRESLAGSYNPQVDTSFRMGMMWFIFSEVMFFGAFFGALFYIRMFSVPWLGGEGHGVLTHEFLWSDYAASWGANGGNGPEQVGGTFRTVPAWGLPLLNTLILLTSSVTVTIAHHALRAGHRGKILVFLGLTVLLGATFLNFQAHEYMEAYRELNLTLHSGVYGSTFFLLTGFHGLHVTLGTIMLAVIWFRVLAGHFSKDHHFGFEAVAWYWHFVDVVWLGLFMFVYIL; this is encoded by the coding sequence ATGGGTCAGCAGCACGACGCTTACTTTGTACCGGCCAAGAGCCAGTGGCCAATTGTGGCCGCAGTGGTCATGTTCCTCACCGTGTTCGGTGCCGCGCACTGGTTGAACGCCGAGCCCGGTGATGCCGGTTTTGGCAAGACCGTATTGACCGTCGGCGTGATTGGCGTGCTGGCAATGTTCTTCGGCTGGTTCCGTTCGGTAATTCGCGAATCGCTCGCCGGCAGCTACAACCCGCAGGTCGATACGTCGTTCCGCATGGGCATGATGTGGTTCATCTTCTCCGAGGTGATGTTCTTCGGCGCGTTCTTCGGCGCACTGTTCTATATCCGCATGTTCTCGGTGCCGTGGCTCGGTGGCGAAGGCCATGGCGTGCTGACCCATGAATTCCTGTGGAGCGACTATGCCGCTTCATGGGGCGCCAATGGTGGCAATGGTCCGGAGCAGGTCGGCGGCACGTTCCGCACCGTGCCGGCGTGGGGCCTGCCGCTGCTGAACACGTTGATCCTGCTGACCTCCAGCGTCACCGTGACGATTGCGCACCATGCGCTGCGTGCCGGTCATCGCGGCAAGATCCTGGTGTTCCTCGGCCTGACTGTTTTGCTTGGCGCGACCTTCCTGAACTTCCAGGCCCATGAATACATGGAGGCCTACCGCGAGCTCAACCTGACCCTGCACAGCGGCGTCTATGGCTCCACCTTCTTCCTGCTCACCGGCTTCCATGGCCTGCACGTCACCTTGGGCACGATCATGCTGGCAGTGATCTGGTTCCGCGTACTGGCCGGTCATTTCAGCAAGGACCACCACTTCGGCTTTGAAGCCGTGGCTTGGTACTGGCACTTCGTTGATGTGGTCTGGCTCGGCCTGTTCATGTTCGTCTATATTCTCTAG
- the mgtA gene encoding magnesium-translocating P-type ATPase, whose translation MSKNFSTSAARAAGKAVPVIVAAQAFSDNLALLAELDSSSKGLDAEQIETRLQRDGVNEVAHEKPPHWSMQLLHAFKNPFIIVLLVLAGVQLFTDKGDLTGPIIIGVMVGISVLLSFTQEYRSTRAAENLKAMVRNTATVTRRASDGHSEQIEVPVVELVAGDIVHLGAGDMVPADLRLLSAKDLFISQAILTGESLPVEKSAPLRGAVPTSDHVAPLDLPTVCYMGTNVVSGTATAVAVATGSQSYLGSIAHSMSGQRVQTSFDRGVNSVSWLLIRFMLVMVPVVIAINWIDKGSFLQAFLFGLSVAVGLTPEMLPLIVTANLSKGALAMSRRKVVVKRLNAIQNFGAMDVLCTDKTGTLTLDKIVLERHLDLDGEESDEALEYGYLNSRFQTGLKNLMDKAVLEHRDLEAAAQRYRVIDEIPFDFQRRRMSVVVARGDGEHLLICKGAVEEMLAICAFAKTGDVTEPLTDERRREIKAMTHKLNEDGLRVLVVAVRRGSAHERPYGVADESDLVAVGCLAFLDPPKDSAATAIRALNAHGVEVKVITGDNEAVTRKICREVGLDVTHSVEGREIEVLDDAALDTLVARVTVFAKMSPLQKARVVRSLQRLGHTVGFLGDGINDAPALHDADVGISVDTATDIAKESADIILLEKNLMVLEEGVLEGRITFGNIMKYIKMTASSNFGNVFSVLVASAFLPFLPMLPLQILVQNLLYDISQLSIPFDRMDEEYLSKPRKWDAGDIGRFMVWIGPVSSIFDITTFWLLWHYFGANSPAHQSLFQSGWFIEGLLSQTLIVHMIRTRKIPFVQSIAAAPVLGLTIAIIVLGMLIPFSAIGAKIGMVPLPPMYFAWLALTLVSYSVLTQLMKVIYIRRYKRWL comes from the coding sequence ATGAGCAAGAACTTCTCCACGTCTGCCGCACGCGCAGCAGGCAAGGCGGTACCTGTGATCGTCGCGGCGCAGGCCTTCAGCGACAACCTGGCTTTGCTGGCCGAGCTGGATAGCTCAAGCAAAGGTCTTGATGCTGAGCAGATCGAGACACGGCTGCAGCGCGACGGTGTGAACGAGGTGGCCCATGAAAAGCCGCCGCATTGGTCGATGCAGTTGCTGCACGCGTTCAAGAATCCTTTCATCATCGTGCTGCTGGTGCTGGCCGGGGTGCAGTTGTTCACCGACAAGGGTGACCTGACCGGCCCGATCATCATCGGCGTGATGGTGGGCATCAGCGTGCTGCTCAGCTTCACCCAGGAATACCGTTCGACCCGCGCCGCCGAGAACCTGAAGGCGATGGTGCGCAATACCGCCACGGTGACGCGGCGTGCTTCCGATGGCCACAGCGAACAGATCGAAGTACCGGTGGTCGAATTGGTAGCCGGTGACATCGTTCATCTCGGCGCCGGCGACATGGTGCCGGCCGACCTGCGTCTGCTCAGCGCGAAGGATCTATTCATCAGTCAGGCGATTCTCACTGGCGAATCGTTGCCGGTAGAGAAGTCGGCGCCGTTGCGCGGAGCCGTGCCGACGAGCGACCACGTTGCCCCGCTGGATTTGCCTACGGTTTGCTACATGGGCACCAACGTGGTCAGCGGTACCGCCACCGCCGTGGCGGTAGCGACCGGATCGCAGAGTTATCTCGGATCGATTGCACACAGCATGTCCGGCCAGCGCGTGCAAACCAGTTTCGATCGCGGCGTGAACTCGGTCAGCTGGTTGCTGATCCGCTTCATGCTGGTGATGGTGCCGGTGGTAATCGCGATCAACTGGATCGACAAGGGCAGCTTCCTGCAGGCGTTCCTGTTCGGCCTTTCGGTGGCCGTGGGGCTGACTCCGGAGATGCTGCCGCTGATCGTCACCGCGAACCTGTCCAAGGGCGCGCTGGCGATGTCGCGGCGCAAGGTGGTGGTGAAGCGGCTCAACGCGATCCAGAACTTCGGCGCGATGGACGTGCTGTGCACCGACAAGACCGGCACGCTGACGCTGGACAAGATCGTGCTGGAGCGGCACCTCGATCTGGATGGCGAGGAATCCGACGAGGCGCTGGAATACGGCTATCTCAACAGCCGTTTCCAGACCGGTTTGAAGAACCTGATGGACAAGGCGGTGCTGGAGCATCGCGACCTCGAGGCGGCGGCGCAGCGCTATCGCGTGATCGACGAGATCCCGTTCGACTTCCAGCGCCGGCGCATGTCGGTGGTGGTGGCCAGGGGCGATGGCGAGCATCTGCTGATCTGCAAGGGCGCGGTCGAGGAAATGCTGGCGATCTGTGCATTCGCGAAGACCGGCGACGTCACCGAGCCGCTGACCGACGAACGTCGCCGCGAGATCAAGGCGATGACGCACAAACTCAACGAGGACGGCTTGCGCGTGCTGGTGGTGGCCGTGCGGCGTGGGTCCGCGCATGAGCGTCCCTACGGTGTAGCCGACGAAAGCGACCTGGTTGCAGTCGGCTGCCTGGCCTTCCTCGATCCACCGAAGGACTCGGCAGCTACAGCGATTCGTGCGCTCAACGCGCACGGCGTCGAAGTGAAAGTGATCACCGGCGACAACGAGGCGGTGACGCGCAAGATCTGCCGTGAGGTCGGGCTCGATGTCACCCACTCGGTGGAAGGGCGGGAAATCGAAGTGCTGGATGACGCCGCACTGGACACCCTGGTCGCGCGCGTCACCGTGTTCGCCAAGATGTCCCCGCTGCAAAAGGCGCGCGTGGTGCGCTCGCTGCAGCGGCTCGGTCATACCGTGGGCTTCCTCGGCGACGGCATCAACGACGCGCCGGCGCTGCATGATGCGGACGTCGGCATCTCGGTGGATACCGCGACCGATATCGCCAAGGAGTCGGCCGATATCATCCTGCTGGAAAAAAATCTGATGGTGTTGGAGGAGGGCGTGCTGGAAGGCCGCATCACCTTCGGCAACATCATGAAGTACATCAAGATGACCGCCAGCTCCAACTTCGGCAACGTGTTCAGCGTGCTGGTGGCCAGCGCGTTCCTGCCGTTCCTGCCGATGCTGCCGCTGCAGATCCTGGTGCAGAACCTGCTGTACGACATTTCGCAGTTGTCGATTCCGTTCGACCGCATGGACGAGGAATACCTGAGCAAGCCGCGCAAATGGGACGCCGGTGACATTGGCCGTTTCATGGTGTGGATCGGCCCGGTCAGCTCGATCTTCGACATCACCACGTTCTGGCTGCTGTGGCATTACTTCGGCGCGAATTCACCGGCGCATCAGTCGCTGTTCCAGTCCGGCTGGTTCATCGAGGGTCTGCTGTCGCAGACGCTGATCGTGCACATGATCCGCACCCGCAAGATCCCCTTCGTGCAGAGCATTGCCGCCGCACCGGTGCTTGGCTTGACCATCGCGATCATCGTGCTTGGCATGCTGATTCCATTCAGCGCCATCGGCGCGAAGATCGGCATGGTGCCCTTGCCACCGATGTATTTCGCCTGGTTGGCGTTGACCCTGGTGAGCTACAGCGTGCTGACGCAGCTGATGAAGGTAATTTACATTCGGCGGTACAAGCGCTGGCTCTGA
- a CDS encoding COX15/CtaA family protein: MSLRTMKALRWLALFATVFAFGLVMFGAFVRLSNAGLSCPDWPTCYGQVTWPQHAQAVAHADASFPDRPYEAHKAWREQIHRFFAGTLGVLVLVLALLASWRRRGALLAVLLGAVFAACGVGLYMRGEHWWSSWLAICAMALPLLAAARLPRPGAWKICVLALAVIIFQAMLGMWTVTLLLKPVVVMGHLLGGMTTFALLAWAALRFGGVAARNDDYASLRRWVALGIVLLFCQIALGGWTSANYAALACGYGPGSFPQCLGQWAPPTDFHEGFVLWRGIGVNYEGGVLDMAARSAIQIAHRIGALVVFCYLGGVAIAAVRRGLRLAGLAIAAALAVQVMLGISNVYFGLPLPVATAHNGGAALLLFTLLATLARTQRRHDDSMFQSLGRH; encoded by the coding sequence ATGTCCTTGCGGACCATGAAAGCTCTGCGCTGGCTGGCGCTGTTCGCGACCGTGTTCGCGTTCGGTTTGGTGATGTTTGGCGCGTTCGTTCGCTTGTCCAACGCGGGGCTGTCCTGTCCGGACTGGCCGACCTGCTACGGACAGGTCACCTGGCCACAACACGCTCAAGCGGTGGCTCATGCGGATGCCAGTTTCCCCGATCGACCCTACGAAGCGCACAAGGCATGGCGCGAGCAGATCCATCGCTTCTTCGCCGGCACGCTGGGCGTGCTGGTGCTGGTGCTGGCCTTGCTTGCCAGCTGGCGTCGCCGCGGTGCGCTGCTGGCGGTGTTGCTGGGGGCCGTGTTCGCCGCTTGCGGGGTGGGCTTGTACATGCGGGGCGAGCATTGGTGGTCGTCGTGGCTCGCCATTTGCGCGATGGCGCTGCCATTGCTTGCCGCCGCCCGACTGCCGCGCCCCGGTGCCTGGAAGATCTGCGTGCTGGCGCTGGCGGTGATCATCTTCCAGGCGATGCTTGGCATGTGGACGGTGACCCTGCTGCTCAAGCCGGTGGTGGTGATGGGGCACCTGCTCGGCGGCATGACCACGTTTGCGCTGCTGGCCTGGGCTGCTCTGCGTTTCGGTGGGGTGGCTGCCCGGAATGACGACTACGCCAGCTTGCGCCGCTGGGTCGCGCTCGGCATCGTGCTGCTGTTTTGCCAGATTGCCCTGGGTGGCTGGACTTCGGCGAACTACGCGGCACTGGCCTGTGGTTACGGTCCTGGTTCGTTTCCGCAGTGTCTCGGCCAATGGGCGCCACCGACCGACTTCCATGAAGGCTTCGTGTTGTGGCGTGGCATCGGCGTGAATTACGAGGGCGGCGTGCTGGACATGGCCGCGCGCAGCGCGATCCAGATTGCCCACCGCATCGGTGCGCTGGTGGTGTTCTGCTATCTCGGCGGAGTGGCGATCGCTGCTGTACGTCGCGGCTTGCGTCTGGCCGGACTGGCTATCGCGGCGGCGCTGGCCGTGCAGGTCATGCTTGGCATCAGCAACGTCTATTTCGGTCTGCCGCTGCCGGTGGCAACCGCGCACAACGGCGGCGCGGCACTGCTGCTGTTCACCTTGCTGGCCACGTTGGCGCGCACACAGCGGCGGCATGATGATTCGATGTTCCAGTCGTTGGGGCGACACTGA